TTAAAAGATAAGATTAATTTAATAACTTCTGGAAGAACTGATCGAGGAGTTCATGCCAGAAAACAAGTTTCTAATTTTTTAGTTAAACCTGGAATTAATATTCCTATAAAAAATTTAAAACGTGCATTAAATAATATTATCCCAAATGATATTGATATATTTGATATTGAAGAAGTTGCTCTAAATTTTCATTCTCGTTATTTAGCTAAAAAAAGAGCTTACGAATATCTAATAACTTGGGAAAAAGATGTTTTTTTAAGAAGATATAAAACTTATATCCCCAAAAAGATTGATCCTAATAAATTTTATAATATTTTAAAACCTCTTATTGGGACTCATGATTTTAATAATTTTAGACTCAAAGATGAAAATAATAAAACTAGTATAAGAGAAATTTTTAAAATTAATACATCTTTAAATGATTCCAATACTTTATCTATCTTTATAGAAGGTAATGCTTTTTTAAAAACACAGATTAGAATTATTATAGGAGTTGCTTTAGACGTCTATTTTAATAGAAAACCATCGAACTATATAGAACTTTTATTAAAGGAACCTCATATAAATAGAAAAATTGAAGTTGCTGATCCTTTCGGATTATATTTAGTTAAAATAGATTATTAAGAGGAGAAGATTTTATGATTATTAAAGAAATTTCTATTAATGAAATTAAATATATTAATGAAATTGTTGAGATGGAAAAATCAACTTTTGGTAAATTAGGGGGAGTTGATTTATGGATATTAAAACCTCTTGTAAAATTTGGAAAAGTTTTTGTTGCTCTTGAAAATGAAAAAGTTATTGGAGCCGCTGAATTTTTAATTTCTTTCGACTGTCCTCATGCTTTTTTATATGGAATTTCAATACATAATCTCTATCAAAATAAAGGAATTGCTAAATCTCTATTAGATTTTTGTGAAAACTATTTCTTTAAAAAACAAATCAAGAAAATTTCTTTAACTGTTGATCCTAAAAATACAAAAGCTATTTCACTTTATAAAAAAAAGAATTTTCATATAACTTGTTTAAAGAAAGACGAATATGATAATGGTATTCATAGGTTTATTATGGAAAAGAATTTAGTTTAAATATTTTTCTTTACTTTAATATGAATTTAATTTATAATTATAATGATTACAAATTAAAAGGGGGTCAAATATGAATTCAATAACAAACAATTCTTATGATGTTGGTTTATTTCTTAAAAATCACGGAATAAAGCCTTCTTACCAAAGATTAAAAATTTATTCTTTTTTATTTGAAAATAGAATTCATCCTACAGTTGATACTATTTATAAAAACTTGTGTCCTGAAATCCCTACATTATCAAAAACTACTGTTTATAATACTTTAAATTTATTTATACAAAAAAATATTATTCAAAAATTGGTAATAGAAGAAACTGAAACAAGATATGATGTAAATACTTCTACACATGGTCATTTTAAATGTGAAAACTGTGGTAAGGTTTGTGATGTATTTTTAGAAAATAATCTTCTACATTCTTCAAATCTTGAAAATTTTAAAGTGAACGAAACTCATCTTTACTTTAAAGGACTTTGTGAAAAGTGTATAAAATCAATAAAAAAATAAAAGATAAAATTATCTTTTATTTTTTTATTTATACATATATACATATTAGTCTAATATTCTTTTACTTAAATTTATTATATTAACTTGTCTTATTGGAGGGACTTTATGAAAGATTACATTATTGTTTTTTCTTTTTTTGGAATATTTATCTTATTAACTATATTTTTTTCTAACCTAAATACCAAAGTTAGACATCTTAAAAAAAGAAATAAAAAAATAGACGAATTAAAACAAAATGGTTATACAATTTCAAAAAGGTGGGATTGTAATTATATTACTGTAGGTATTGATGATTTAAAAAAAATTCTTTTTATTATTGTTTTAGATAAAAAATTAAGTTTTTTTAAAATAAATATTAATGATATTATTAAAAAAGAAATACATTCTTTTGGTTTTATTAAAGGTTTTATAACTTCCATTTATATTGATATTTTTACAAATAAAAATTTAACTTATACTGTTAGAACTTTATGTATTACTCGTGGTTTTGGAGTTAGAAATAAAAATAAAGCTGTTCTTTTTTCAAAAAAATATGCTAAAGAAATATGTAACCATATTGAAAAATTACAAATTAAATAAAAAGGAGGATTTTTATGAATTATTTAGTTAATCCTCCTGATTTTATAAATAAAAATTTAATTCTTCAGGTTAATTTACTGGGCATTAAAATTATATATAACAATGAAATCTTAAAATTAAAATGGGGCAAAGTAAAGATTTCAGACAATAATAATAATCGAAGTTTAAAATTAAAAGATTTTATCTTAACTTCTCCAAAATTATTCATAGATAATGAAATTTAAAAAAATATTATTCCTGAGTTTTCTCCTCTCACATTTCTTTTCTTATTTCCATCTCTTGTCCTTTTCCTATACGGATCTATTGGAATTGCTTTTGGTACCTTAAATATGTTTTATATTAGAAATTTATTTCTTATTACAAATAATAAATTCAAGAATTTTTTAATATCTTCTCTAATTTGTATTTCTAATTTTTTTCTAACTTTTTTATTTTTAATTATCTTAAATAAAATAATTAATTTCTAATTTTATATCTCTTAAAACCAGATTAATAGTCTAATAAAAAATAGAGTAGAAATATAAATTCCTACTCTAAAAATCTTTAACTTTTAAAATCTACATTAATAATCTGTAGTTTTTTTATTTAACTGCTATTAATTCTATTTCAACTTTAACATCTTTTGGTAATCTAGCAACTTCTACACATGCTCTTGCTGGTTTTACTTCTCCTAAATATTCTGCGTAAACTTCGTTTATAGCTCCAAAATCATTCATATCTTTAATAAAACAAGA
This genomic stretch from Fusobacterium sp. JB019 harbors:
- the truA gene encoding tRNA pseudouridine(38-40) synthase TruA, translating into MRNIKISYSYDGSCFFGFQRQPKKRTVQGEIEKALNLILKDKINLITSGRTDRGVHARKQVSNFLVKPGINIPIKNLKRALNNIIPNDIDIFDIEEVALNFHSRYLAKKRAYEYLITWEKDVFLRRYKTYIPKKIDPNKFYNILKPLIGTHDFNNFRLKDENNKTSIREIFKINTSLNDSNTLSIFIEGNAFLKTQIRIIIGVALDVYFNRKPSNYIELLLKEPHINRKIEVADPFGLYLVKIDY
- a CDS encoding GNAT family N-acetyltransferase, encoding MIIKEISINEIKYINEIVEMEKSTFGKLGGVDLWILKPLVKFGKVFVALENEKVIGAAEFLISFDCPHAFLYGISIHNLYQNKGIAKSLLDFCENYFFKKQIKKISLTVDPKNTKAISLYKKKNFHITCLKKDEYDNGIHRFIMEKNLV
- a CDS encoding transcriptional repressor, whose translation is MNSITNNSYDVGLFLKNHGIKPSYQRLKIYSFLFENRIHPTVDTIYKNLCPEIPTLSKTTVYNTLNLFIQKNIIQKLVIEETETRYDVNTSTHGHFKCENCGKVCDVFLENNLLHSSNLENFKVNETHLYFKGLCEKCIKSIKK